One segment of Anastrepha obliqua isolate idAnaObli1 chromosome 3, idAnaObli1_1.0, whole genome shotgun sequence DNA contains the following:
- the LOC129241554 gene encoding proton-coupled amino acid transporter-like protein CG1139, with protein MVDANAEDVYDPYQHRVVENPMNNFEVYISLLKASIGIGCLAMPKAFQAAGWLNGLISTVVIGSVVIFALHILLKGMHELCKRKRVPQLNYPDSMALALEAGPRCLRFLSKRARSTIDFILAFYHFGVCCAYVVFIADNLKELIDFYGYTIDIRFYIFALAVPLALIYLIRDLKNLVPLNALADAMTCISFCILFYYIFMDLPPLSERKPIGDIKSYPLFFGTVLFAIESVGVIISIETKMKTPKDYLGLCGILNMGLGTSLILYTLVAFFGYWHYGDAVKDSITSNLPLDELFPRLAKLMFAAAIFFSFALQGYITIEVCWRRYSEYLNLKEPHPLEYVLRIAIVLGAVLAAYMSSQLVLILSLVGSFSLSYLGLIFPGVLDFCLRYNMGYGPYYIYLWQDLFLVIFGVVGGSVGTWFSLIDLLEHYQLEL; from the exons ATGGTTGACGCCaa CGCAGAGGATGTCTATGACCCCTACCAGCATCGTGTCGTTGAGAATCCGATGAA CAATTTTGAGGTGTACATTAGCTTGTTGAAAGCCTCCATTGGCATCGGTTGCTTGGCCATGCCCAAAGCATTTCAAGCTGCCGGCTGGCTCAACGGCTTAATCAGCACTGTAGTCATTGGTTCCGTTGTGATATTCGCGTTACACATTTTG TTGAAAGGCATGCACGAACTCTGCAAGCGGAAACGTGTGCCCCAGTTGAACTACCCCGATTCGATGGCACTGGCTTTGGAGGCTGGACCGAGGTGTTTGCGATTTCTGAGCAAAAGAGCGCG TTCTACCATAGATTTCATTTTGGCCTTCTATCACTTTGGAGTTTGTTGCGCTTACGTGGTTTTCATAGCGGACAATCTGAAGGAGTTGATCGACTTTTACGGTTATACCATCGACATTCGATTTTACATATTCGCTCTGGCAGTGCCACTGGCGTTGATTTACTTAATACGCGATCTTAAGAATCTGGTGCCCTTGAATGCGCTTGCGGATGCCATGACTTGCATTA GTTTTTGCATACTTTTCTATTACATCTTCATGGATCTGCCGCCGCTGTCCGAGCGCAAGCCCATTGGCGACATAAAAAGCTATCCTTTGTTCTTCGGCACTGTGCTCTTTGCAATCGAGTCCGTCGGAGTG ATAATTTCCATTGAAACTAAGATGAAGACACCCAAGGACTATTTAGGCTTGTGTGGCATATTAAACATGGGATTAGGCACATCTCTAATACTATACACCTTGGTGGCTTTCTTTGGCTACTGGCACTATGGAGATGCAGTGAAGGACAGCATTACTTCAAATCTGCCATTGGACGAGCT ATTTCCCCGCCTTGCCAAGTTGATGTTCGCAgcggcaatatttttttcatttgccttgcaaggctacataacgaTTGAGGTATGTTGGCGTCGATACTCGGAGTATCTGAACTTGAAGGAGCCACATCCATTGGAATACGTGTTACGCATAGCAATTGTGCTGGGAGCAG TGCTTGCGGCCTATATGAGCTCCCAACTGGTACTGATACTCTCGCTCGTTGGCTCGTTTTCACTCTCCTACCTGGGGCTAATTTTCCCCGGTGTGCTGGATTTTTGCTTGCGCTACAACATGGGATATGGACCGTACTACATCTACTTGTGGCAAGATTTATTTTTGGTGATCTTCGGTGTGGTTGGTGGCTCCGTGGGAACTTGGTTTTCGCTCATCGACCTCCTTGAACACTACCAGCTGGAACTGTGA